One region of Trichoderma breve strain T069 chromosome 7 map unlocalized scaffold00007, whole genome shotgun sequence genomic DNA includes:
- a CDS encoding NAD binding domain of 6-phosphogluconate dehydrogenase domain-containing protein, giving the protein MSGPVARLANIKLGGASQPDSSTPGQASRNADNVPSADLGLIGLAVMGQNLILNMADNGFTICAYNRTVSKVDAFLNNEAKGKSIVGAHNDKEFIDSLKSPRRIMLLVQAGKAVDEWIERLLPYLDAGDIIIDGGNSHFPDSNRRTKELSAKNIRFVGSGVSGGEEGARFGPSLMPGGNEEAWPHIKDIFQAIAAKSDGEACCEWVGDEGAGHYVKMVHNGIEYGDMQLICEAYDIMKRGLGLSSKEIGDVFAKWNKGVLDSFLIEITRDILYFNDDDGTALVDKILDKAGQKGTGKWTAINALDLGMPVTLIAEAVLARCLSGIKDERSEASTKLRYVSRSSGKFEGNKEQFLEDLEQALYASKIISYAQGFMLMQEAAREFNWKLNKPSIALMWRGGCIIRSVFLKDITSAYRNEPDLKNLLFDNFFNEAIHKAQPGWRAVVAQAAELGIPTPAFGTALSWFDGYRTKDLPANLLQAQRDYFGAHTFHIKPEHASDKYPQGKDIHVNWTGRGGNVSASTYQA; this is encoded by the exons ATGTCTGGCCCAGT CGCTCGCCTCGCAAACATCAAGCTTGGCGGCGCCTCGCAACCTGATTCCTCCACTCCCGGTCAAGCTTCAAGAAATGCTGACAATGTTCCAAGCGCGGATCTTGGCCTCATCGGCCTTGCTGTCAT GGGACAGAACTTGATTCTCAACATGGCCGACAATGGCTTCACAATCTGCGCTTACAACCGAACCGTCTCCAAGGTCGACGCCTTCTTGAacaacgaggccaagggcaagTCCATTGTTGGCGCTCACAACGACAAGGAGTTCATCGACAGCCTCAAGTCGCCCCGCCGTATTATGCTCCTCGTTCAGGCTGGTAAGGCCGTCGATGAGTGGATTGAGAGACTCCTGCCCTACCTCGACGCtggcgacatcatcatcgatgGTGGCAACTCTCACTTCCCCGACTCCAACCGCCGCACCAAGGAGCTCAGCGCCAAGAACATCCGATTCGTCGGCTCCGGTGTCTCCGGTGGCGAGGAGGGTGCTCGATTCGGCCCCTCTCTGATGCCCGGTGGTAACGAGGAGGCCTGGCCTCACATCAAGGACATCTTCCAGGCCATTGCCGCCAAGAGCGACGGCGAGGCCTGCTGTGAGTGGGTCGGTGACGAAGGTGCTGGTCACTACGTCAAGATGGTTCACAACGGTATCGAGTACGGTGACATGCAGCTCATCTGCGAG GCGTACGACATCATGAAGCGTGGTCTTGGCCTCTCCAGCAAGGAGATTGGTGACGTCTTTGCCAAGTGGAACAAGGGCGTTCTTGACTCTTTCCTGATTGAGATCACCCGTGACATCCTCTACTtcaatgacgacgatggcacCGCTCTGGTTGACAAGATTCTGGACAAGGCTGGCCAGAAGGGAACCGGAAAGTGGACTGCTATCAACGCCCTCGACCTCGGTATGCCCGTCACCCTGATTGCCGAGGCTGTGCTGGCCCGATGCCTGTCTggcatcaaggacgagcGTAGCGAGGCTTCCACCAAGCTCCGCTATGTCTCCCGCAGCAGCGGCAAGTTCGAGGGTAACAAGGAGCAGTTCCTTGAGGACCTCGAGCAGGCTCTGTATGCCTCCAAGATCATCTCATACGCCCAGGGCTTCATGCTCATGCAGGAG GCTGCCCGTGAGTTCAACTGGAAGCTTAACAAGCCCTCCATCGCTCTCATGTGGCGTGGTGGCTGCATCATCCGATCTGTCTTCCTCAAGGACATCACCTCTGCTTACCGCAACGAGCCCGACCTGAAGAACCTGCTCTTCGacaacttcttcaacgaGGCCATCCACAAGGCCCAGCCCGGCTGGAGAGCCGTCGTTGCCCAGGCTGCTGAGCTCGGTATCCCCACTCCTGCCTTCGGCACCGCTCTCTCATGGTTCGATGGCTACCGCACCAAGGACCTCCCCGCCAACCTGCTGCAAGCCCAGCGTGACTACTTCGGTGCTCACACTTTCCACATCAAGCCTGAGCATGCTAGCGACAAGTACCCCCAGGGCAAGGATATCCACGTCAACTGGACTGGCCGTGGTGGCAACGTTTCCGCCTCAACATACCAGGcataa